In a genomic window of Rhododendron vialii isolate Sample 1 chromosome 12a, ASM3025357v1:
- the LOC131309743 gene encoding protein MANNAN SYNTHESIS-RELATED 1-like — protein MAVDPRQVVAGFLTVTMFVMLGNMIKRDHFDTTVEVANHSGSPSGNYDDVETSERTTVTLPGVRNGPWKEDVLNLKPCWTKPDSEEGQQSEGFVTFSLTNGPEYHVSQIADAVVVSRYLGATLVLPDVRGSKPGDKRNFGDIYDVEKFVKSLNGVVRVAKYQPGEISARNLAIVRVPNRVTGNHIAEHIEPIFSRKGNIRLATYFPSVNMRKTEHKSIIDSVACLGMFGTLELKPEVREVVDSVIERLRTLSRKSDGQFIAVDLRVEMLEKKGCQESSTKSCYSPEEIALFLRKIGFNKDTTVYLTQSRWDSSLDALKDFFPKTYTKEGIMPEDKKAKYLNSETSEFEKAIDFYICSESDVFVPAISGLFYANVAGKRIASGRTQILVPANVPGSTSAADFISPYVSKKNHLAYSCFC, from the exons ATGGCAGTGGATCCAAGGCAGGTTGTTGCTGGCTTCTTAACAGTGACCATGTTTGTAATGCTTGGAAACATGATCAAGAGGGACCATTTTGATACCACCGTTGAAGTA GCAAACCATTCAGGATCTCCAAGTGGTAATTATGATGATGTCGAGACTAGTGAGCGCACCACTGTCACACTTCCTGGAGTGAGAAATGGGCCATGGAAGGAGGATGTTCTAAATCTAAAGCCGTGTTGGACAAAACCGGATTCAG AAGAGGGACAGCAATCAGAAGGTTTTGTCACCTTCTCATTAACCAACGGCCCTGAGTATCATGTCTCACAG ATTGCTGATGCAGTTGTAGTCTCAAGATATCTAGGAGCGACTCTTGTTTTGCCAGACGTAAGGGGAAGCAAACCAGGTGATAAGAG GAACTTTGGAGACATTTATGATGTTGAAAAGTTTGTAAAAAGTCTGAATGGGGTGGTCAGAGTCGCTAAATATCAACCTGGTGAAATATCAGCTCGGAACCTTGCAATTGTGAGGGTCCCGAATCGTGTTACTGGAAACCACATTGCTGAACATATTGAACCAATATTTAGTAGAAAGGGCAACATCAGGCTGGCAACTTACTTTCCTTCAGTGAATATGAGAAAAACTGAACATAAAAGTATCATTGATTCAGTGGCATGCTTGGGTATGTTCGGAACTTTAGAGTTAAAACCTGAGGTTCGTGAAGTGGTGGACTCAGTAATTGAGCGGCTAAGAACTTTAAGTCGAAAATCAGATGGTCAGTTCATAGCAGTGGATTTGAGGGTTGAGATGTTGGAGAAGAAAGGTTGCCAAGAAAGTTCAACAAAAAGCTGTTACAGTCCAGAAGAGATTGCACTATTTTTGAGGAAGATTGGTTTTAACAAGGACACCACCGTATATTTGACCCAATCTAGGTGGGATAGCAGCCTCGATGCTCTGAAggattttttccccaaaacttATACCAAG GAAGGCATTATGCCAGAGGATAAAAAGGCAAAGTACCTCAACTCGGAAACTTCCGAATTTGAGAAGGCTATCGACTTCTACATTTGTTCTGAGAGTGATGTTTTTGTACCAGCCATCTCAGGCCTTTTCTATGCCAATGTAGCCGGTAAGAGAATTGCTTCCGGAAGGACACAGATACTTGTTCCTGCCAATGTTCCAGGCTCTACTTCTGCAGCAGACTTCATATCCCCTTATGTTTCAAAGAAGAATCACCTGGCCTATTCTTGTTTCTGCTAA
- the LOC131309741 gene encoding metal tolerance protein C4 isoform X2 — translation MRTSRFLTLARHHSSALTSLSPPATSLLRSSLLPEFCRTSATDDRPSFQFHSNTLLRHGGRGGGFFTSPFPYRGLVSRYCSSRQAISLASFTFDSCNRSFFTRAKEIKKIEVQHDHSQRAVTTALWCNFLVFSLKFGVWFGTSSHVMLAEVVHSVADFANQALLAYGLSSSRRAPDALHPYGYSKERFVWSLISAVGIFCLGSGATIVHGIQNLWTSQPPGNIQYAALVIGGSFLIEGASLVVAIHAVRKGAAAEGMTVRDYVWRGHDPTAVAVMTEDGAAVTGLLIAGASLVAVNTTGNAIYDPIGSIIVGNLLGMVAIFLIQRNRHALIGRAIDDHDMERVLHFLRNDPVVDAIYDCKSEVIGPGFFRFKAEIDFNGEALVQNYLKRTGRDEWARQVKTAKEKDNTGLLKVMSCYGEEVVTALGSEVDRLEKEIQEIVPGIRHVDIEAHNPIGPSP, via the exons ATGCGAACGTCTCGCTTTCTTACTCTTGCCCGCCACCACTCCTCCGCCCTCACCTCCCTATCTCCGCCCGCCACGTCCCTCCTTCGCTCCTCTCTTCTCCCTGAATTTTGCAGAACATCTGCCACCGACGATCGCCCTAGTTTTCAATTCCATTCCAACACTCTACTACGCCAtggaggacgaggaggagggTTCTTCACTTCTCCATTTCCATATCGAGGTCTTGTCTCACGATATTGCTCCTCGCGACAAGCCATTTCATTGGCTTCATTTACATTCGATTCCTGTAACCGAA GTTTTTTCACCAGAGCTAAAGAAATAAAGAAGATAGAAGTTCAACATGATCACAG CCAGCGAGCGGTAACAACAGCATTATGGTGCAACTTCCTTGTCTTCTCTCTCAAGTTTGGGGTCTGGTTTGGCACTTCAAGCCATGTCATGCTGGCTGAAGTGGTTCATTCTGTTGCAGATTTTGCAAATCAG GCACTTCTTGCGTACGGTTTAAGTAGTTCAAGACGTGCTCCAGATGCCCTCCACCC TTATGGTTATTCCAAAGAAAGATTTGTTTGGTCCTTAATATCGGCTGTTGGTATCTTTTGTCTTGGTTCGGGTGCGACAATTGTTCATGGCATTCAGAACTTGTGGACATCGCAG CCCCCTGGAAATATTCAATATGCAGCTTTGGTCATTGGTGGCTCATTCCTTATTGAAG GTGCTTCTCTTGTTGTGGCCATACATGCTGTCAGGAAAGGTGCAGCTGCAGAGGGTATGACAGTGAGAGACTATGTTTGGCGTGGTCATGATCCCACAGCTGTTGCAGTCATGACGGAG GATGGTGCAGCAGTAACTGGTCTTCTCATTGCTGGTGCATCATTGGTTGCTGTTAATACCACAGGAAATGCAATCTATGATCCTATTGGTTCAATAATTGTGGGCAACCTTCTTGGAATG GTTGCTATATTTCTCATCCAAAGGAATCGCCATGCTTTGATTGGTAGAGCAATTGATGATCACGACATGGAAAGGGTTCTTCATTTTCTGAGAAATGACCCA GTAGTAGATGCTATATATGATTGCAAAAGTGAAGTGATCGGGCCTGGATTTTTTAGGTTCAAGGCTGAAATAG ATTTCAACGGTGAGGCGCTGGTGCagaattatttgaaaagaacaggACGTGATGAGTGGGCCAGACAGGTTA AGACAGCAAAGGAGAAGGATAATACTGGCTTGCTCAAGGTCATGTCATGCTATG GTGAAGAAGTGGTTACAGCTCTGGGGAGTGAAGTTGATAGGCTAGAAAAGGAAATCCAGGAAATTGTCCCTGGAATTCGGCATGTTGATATTGAGGCCCACAATCCCATTGGCCCATCCCCATGA
- the LOC131309741 gene encoding metal tolerance protein C4 isoform X1 gives MRTSRFLTLARHHSSALTSLSPPATSLLRSSLLPEFCRTSATDDRPSFQFHSNTLLRHGGRGGGFFTSPFPYRGLVSRYCSSRQAISLASFTFDSCNRSFFTRAKEIKKIEVQHDHSQRAVTTALWCNFLVFSLKFGVWFGTSSHVMLAEVVHSVADFANQALLAYGLSSSRRAPDALHPYGYSKERFVWSLISAVGIFCLGSGATIVHGIQNLWTSQPPGNIQYAALVIGGSFLIEGASLVVAIHAVRKGAAAEGMTVRDYVWRGHDPTAVAVMTEDGAAVTGLLIAGASLVAVNTTGNAIYDPIGSIIVGNLLGMVAIFLIQRNRHALIGRAIDDHDMERVLHFLRNDPVVDAIYDCKSEVIGPGFFRFKAEIDFNGEALVQNYLKRTGRDEWARQFRETAKEKDNTGLLKVMSCYGEEVVTALGSEVDRLEKEIQEIVPGIRHVDIEAHNPIGPSP, from the exons ATGCGAACGTCTCGCTTTCTTACTCTTGCCCGCCACCACTCCTCCGCCCTCACCTCCCTATCTCCGCCCGCCACGTCCCTCCTTCGCTCCTCTCTTCTCCCTGAATTTTGCAGAACATCTGCCACCGACGATCGCCCTAGTTTTCAATTCCATTCCAACACTCTACTACGCCAtggaggacgaggaggagggTTCTTCACTTCTCCATTTCCATATCGAGGTCTTGTCTCACGATATTGCTCCTCGCGACAAGCCATTTCATTGGCTTCATTTACATTCGATTCCTGTAACCGAA GTTTTTTCACCAGAGCTAAAGAAATAAAGAAGATAGAAGTTCAACATGATCACAG CCAGCGAGCGGTAACAACAGCATTATGGTGCAACTTCCTTGTCTTCTCTCTCAAGTTTGGGGTCTGGTTTGGCACTTCAAGCCATGTCATGCTGGCTGAAGTGGTTCATTCTGTTGCAGATTTTGCAAATCAG GCACTTCTTGCGTACGGTTTAAGTAGTTCAAGACGTGCTCCAGATGCCCTCCACCC TTATGGTTATTCCAAAGAAAGATTTGTTTGGTCCTTAATATCGGCTGTTGGTATCTTTTGTCTTGGTTCGGGTGCGACAATTGTTCATGGCATTCAGAACTTGTGGACATCGCAG CCCCCTGGAAATATTCAATATGCAGCTTTGGTCATTGGTGGCTCATTCCTTATTGAAG GTGCTTCTCTTGTTGTGGCCATACATGCTGTCAGGAAAGGTGCAGCTGCAGAGGGTATGACAGTGAGAGACTATGTTTGGCGTGGTCATGATCCCACAGCTGTTGCAGTCATGACGGAG GATGGTGCAGCAGTAACTGGTCTTCTCATTGCTGGTGCATCATTGGTTGCTGTTAATACCACAGGAAATGCAATCTATGATCCTATTGGTTCAATAATTGTGGGCAACCTTCTTGGAATG GTTGCTATATTTCTCATCCAAAGGAATCGCCATGCTTTGATTGGTAGAGCAATTGATGATCACGACATGGAAAGGGTTCTTCATTTTCTGAGAAATGACCCA GTAGTAGATGCTATATATGATTGCAAAAGTGAAGTGATCGGGCCTGGATTTTTTAGGTTCAAGGCTGAAATAG ATTTCAACGGTGAGGCGCTGGTGCagaattatttgaaaagaacaggACGTGATGAGTGGGCCAGACAG TTTCGAGAGACAGCAAAGGAGAAGGATAATACTGGCTTGCTCAAGGTCATGTCATGCTATG GTGAAGAAGTGGTTACAGCTCTGGGGAGTGAAGTTGATAGGCTAGAAAAGGAAATCCAGGAAATTGTCCCTGGAATTCGGCATGTTGATATTGAGGCCCACAATCCCATTGGCCCATCCCCATGA
- the LOC131309726 gene encoding B-box zinc finger protein 32, giving the protein MKGCRGCDLCIREEAALYCPSDSAYLCWNCDAKLHQVNFLVARHVRCPLCSKCKCLITENHMSGSGFIQPHPHQLTVCRLCSHKDSSQADNPRSLSYFNFQQLSSCSSYAESSSTPPPKRSSVLIDLNRLKMDKIVSSSSSVMELSSSTRIAPTSKKAKTSTTTTTTTRESKVITTALRSWPSSSITKNVEHSKAVEVEGFASLWFSWRLCGASTWQVLKRLEEISGVPAKLIFAAGESKLTRVLSNKRRRSKSNRCHDQPEEGWAETQYCST; this is encoded by the exons ATGAAAGGCTGCAGAGGTTGTGATTTGTGCATTCGTGAAGAAGCAGCTCTATACTGCCCCTCCGATTCAGCTTACCTCTGTTGGAACTGCGACGCTAAGTTACACCAGGTCAACTTCCTCGTAGCCCGTCACGTTCGCTGCCCTCTCTGTTCCAAATGCAAATGTCTTATCACCGAAAACCACATGTCCGGTTCGGGATTCATCCAACCTCATCCCCACCAGCTGACCGTATGTCGCTTGTGCTCACACAAGGACTCTTCCCAGGCCGACAACCCCCGTTCACTATCCTATT tcaatttccaacagcTATCCTCTTGTTCGTCGTACGCCGAGTCCTCGTCAACTCCTCCTCCTAAAAGATCGTCAGTACTCATTGACCTCAATCGCCTCAAGATGGATAAAATCGTCTCTTCTTCAAGCTCTGTTATGGAACTATCCAGCAGCACTCGTATTGCCCCTACGTCTAAGAAGGCCAAgactagtactactactactactactactagggAATCGAAAGTGATAACTACTGCCCTACGATCGTGGCCTAGTAGTAGTATTACTAAAAATGTGGAACATTCGAAGGCGGTGGAGG TTGAGGGTTTTGCCTCGCTCTGGTTCAGCTGGAGATTGTGCGGGGCGTCCACGTGGCAAGTGTTGAAGCGGCTTGAGGAGATCTCTGGGGTGCCGGCCAAGCTGATATTTGCCGCCGGGGAGTCGAAGCTCACACGTGTCTTGAGCAACAAACGGAGGAGGTCCAAGTCCAACCGGTGCCATGATCAACCGGAGGAGGGTTGGGCGGAAACTCAGTACTGCTCTACTTGA
- the LOC131311661 gene encoding uncharacterized membrane protein At1g16860-like, which produces MGSRFPSHQLSNGLYVSGRPEQPKERTPTMSSTAMPYTGGDIKKSGELGKMFDIPMESSKSRKSGPISGPPSRTGSFAGAASHSGPISNAAARASYSSSGPVTSAGATGSASVKKSNSGPLNKHGEPIKKSSGPQSGGVTPVTRQNSGPLTPVLPATGLITSGPISSGPLNSSGAPRKVSGPLDSMGSVKVQGSSVTHNQAVTTLSQDDDYSFKRNVPKPILWAMILLFVMGFIAGGFILGAVHNPILLIVVVVLFAIVAALFTWNAFGGRNAIVGFIGRYPDAELRTAKNGQYVKVSGVVTCGNVPLESSFERVPRCVYTSTSLYEYRGWDSKAAHATHRRFTWGLRSSERHVVDFYISDFQSGLRALVKTGYGARVTPYVEESIVVDVDVNLSNKDLSPEFMRWLGERNLSSDDRVMRLKEGYIKEGSTVSVMGVVQRNDNVLMIVPPPEPFTTGCQWAKCILPASLEGVVLRCEDASKIDVIPV; this is translated from the exons ATGGGTTCCAGATTCCCATCTCATCAGCTCAGCAATGGCCTATATGTATCGGGAAGGCCAGAGCAGCCAAAAGAAAGGACTCCAACTATGAGCTCAACTGCCATGCCCTACACTGGCGGTGATATCAAAAAGTCGGGAGAACTTGGGAAGATGTTTGATATCCCAATGGAAAGCTCTAAGTCGAGGAAATCTGGACCTATTAGTGGTCCTCCTTCAAGAACTGGATCTTTCGCGGGCGCTGCTTCACATTCTGGACCGATCTCTAATGCTGCAGCTAGGGCTAGCTATTCCTCGTCAGGTCCTGTAACATCTGCTGGCGCTACTGGTTCAGCTTCTGTGAAGAAGTCGAATTCTGGACCATTGAACAAACATGGGGAACCCATCAAGAAGTCATCAGGCCCTCAATCTGGTGGAGTAACACCAGTTACTCGACAAAACTCAGGTCCTCTTACTCCAGTTCTCCCTGCAACAGGTCTCATAACTTCTGGTCCCATCTCTTCGGGCCCACTAAATTCATCTGGGGCCCCAAGGAAGGTTTCTGGTCCTTTGGACTCAATGGGATCAGTTAAAGTACAGGGTTCCTCCGTCACTCACAACCAAGCTGTGACAACTCTCAGCCAAGATGATGACTATTCTTTTAAAAGGAATGTCCCAAAGCCAATCCTCTGGGCAATGATTCTGCTATTTGTGATGGGGTTCATTGCTGGTGGATTCATTCTTGGTGCAGTCCACAACCCTATTCTCCTCATCGTTGTTGTCGTTTTATTCGCCATAGTTGCTGCACTATTCACATGGAATGCATTTGGGGGAAGGAATGCTATTGTAGGTTTCATTGGCCGTTACCCAGATGCTGAGCTCAGAACAGCCAAAAATGGGCAATATGTGAAAGTCTCTGGG GTAGTCACATGTGGGAATGTGCCCCTTGAGTCATCCTTTGAGAGAGTTCCTAGATGTGTCTATACATCTACAAGTTTATATGAGTACAGAGGATGGGATTCAAAAGCTGCCCATGCTACTCATCGCCGATTTACATGGGGGCTTAGATCATCAGAA AGGCATGTGGTTGACTTCTACATCTCTGATTTCCAGTCTGGGTTGAGAGCATTGGTTAAAACTGGTTATGGAGCAAGGGTGACTCCTTATGTGGAGGAATCTATTGTTGTGGATGTGGATGTTAACCTTTCGAATAAAGATTTATCTCCAGAATTCATGAGGTGGTTGGGAGAGAGGAACCTTTCTAGTGATGATCGAGTGATGCGATTGAAAGAAGG GTACATAAAAGAAGGGAGCACGGTTAGCGTGATGGGAGTTGTTCAGAGGAATGACAATGTGCTTATGATAGTCCCGCCACCAGAGCCGTTCACCACAGGATGCCAATGGGCTAAATGTATACTCCCTGCCAGCCTTGAGGGTGTTGTTTTGAGATGCGAGGatgcttcaaaaattgatgttATACCAGTCTAG